Sequence from the Saccharopolyspora pogona genome:
TGCCGACCCGGTCGCCCGCGCGAACACCGGAGATCTCGACCGGTCCGGCCACCGGGAACAGCAGGTCGGCATCGAGACTATCGGCCGTGACCCCCGGCCGGACCTGATCACCAGACGCGTCGAGGGTCCGCAGCGTGAACCGCTGCCAAGAGTCCACTTCGGTGGCCATGGGAACGCGGGGGCCGACCTGGTAGACGTACGGCGCATCCACCGCCGTGCCGTCCACGCTGACGACGTTGCGCACGGTACTCATGCGATCGCCGATTTCGCCGTGCCGCCACCCATCGCCTCGACCATGCCGGCCGCCGCCGCGATCATCGCCTCCGCGCGTGCCGCGCGATCCGCCGGCGTCCACGCACTCGAAGTGTTGGCGATCGCCACCGCACCCAGGATCTGCCCCGCCGGATCGAGAATCGGGACGGCGATGCCACTCACACCGAGATCGACCTCGTCCACGCTGAGCACGAACCCGTCGGCCCGCGCCTGGTCCCGGGCCGCACGGAGCACGTCAGGGTCGGCCAAGCTCGCCGTGGTGCGCGGAACCAGCTCCGCGTGCAGGTAGCTCTCGAACTCTTCGTCACTCAGGTGGGCCAGGATGCATCGCGGCGCCGCACCGAGGTGCAACGGAAGGCTGCGGCCGATGTCGCAGTAGAACACCAAGCTCGAGCCGACCCGGATCTTGTCGATGAAAACGGCCTCGAAGCCGTCCACTTTCGCGACCGTGATCGTTTCCGCGAAACGCATGCCGACGGGCCGGAACGCACGGCGCGCCGCATCACGAAACTCGAAGGAACCCGCGTACTGGGCGCCGAGGCCGACGACTTTCATCGTCGCCGAGTACCCCCGCCGGTAGCCGTGGGGCTTGACAAAGTTCGTCTCGATCAACGTGTTCACGATCCGGTAGGCCGTGGGACCGGACACCTCCAGCGCCCCAGCGAGCTCTTCGAGCGAAATCGGTTGCTGCGCTTGGCAAATCAGCTCGAGAGCCTCGAGCACCTTCAGGGCCGAGTTAACGACGGGCGGCTTGGCGTTCATTTGCTACTTTCGTTTAATGAAAGTCAACTTACTTGATATGAGGAGTATGAACCGCGTGAAACGGCAGGTCAACAGGCCGGCCAATTCTCGCCGAGAGATTTCGTGGACGTCATCCACCGCACTGTCCAGGCTTCCCATAGACGGTCCACCATGGACAGCCGGGGCAGCCGCATGCACCGCGGCTCTGCCTGCGGGCGATACGAATTTCTTTACTCAGCGACGATTTTCGATGGATGCGAGGCCAACGGCGTGACCTTCACGGTGAGATACGGGAACAGTGGCAGCCCGGACAGCAGCTCGTGCAACTCGTCGACGGAGTCGACGTCGAAAACGGAGAAGTTGGCGTACTCGCCGGCAATGCGCCACAGGTGCGGCCATTTCCCCGCACGCTGGAGCTGCTGGCTGTAGGCCTTCTCGCGCGCGATCAGGTCCGCGCGCGTCGCGGCATCGATGTCGTGCGGGATGTGCACGTCCATCCGTACGTGGAACAGCATGGCAGTCAGGCGGGGACGGGATCGAGGACGAAATCGTAGCCGACGATCTCGCCGTCCCCGGCCGGCTCGGGGGCGAGCATGAGCTCCGGCTTGACCGCAGAGGCGATGTCGTCCTCGTTGTGCTCGTCGCCGGGGAAGTACAGCTGCGCCGTCAGCAGCTCGTGCCCGGGCGCGGACACCTTGACGTGCAGGTGCGCGGGGCGCCACGCGTGCCAGCCGGCGGCGGCGATGAGCTTGCCGCACGGCCCGTCGGTCGGGATCTGGTACGGCGCGGGGCGGATGGTGCGGATCTCGAACCGGCCATCGGCGCCCGCAGTGAACGTGCCGCGCAGGTTCCATTCCGGAATGCCAGGCGCGAACTGCGAGTAGAGCCCGTCGGCGTCTGCATGCCACAGTTCGACCTGCGCTCCCGCGAGCGCCCGGCCGTCCACCGAGGTGACCCGGCCGGTCCAGGTGAGCAGAGTGCCGGGTTCGTTCTCACGCATGGGCACTACGCCGCGGTCCCCCTGCTCGGGAGCGCCGGGCACGTAGTACGGACCCTCGATGGTGCCCTTGTTGCCCTGGCGGTGTTCGGTGGCGACCTGTTCGACGACATGCTCGACCCACACATCCAGGAACAGGGGCCATTCCCCGGCCTCGCCGACGCCGATCAGCCATGCCTTAAGCGCATTGAACTCGTCGTAGGTGACGTTGTGCCGCCGGATCGTGGCGTGCATGGCATCGAGCATCTCGCGGGCCAGCAGATCGACCCGCTCCTTGGGCGTGTTCGCTACCCCTGCGGGCTTGTCGGCCTTGAAGCGCTCGGTGGCGCTGGCGCCGGAGCCGGCAGCGGTCGGCACGTGATTGGTGGCTGTCATCGGGATCCTCCTTGATTCCGTGTTCAGCGGTCCTGACGGTAGTGCTCGAGCTTGTCCGGATCCACCTCGGCGCCCACGCCGGGGCCGGGGCGGATGGCCAGCTCCCCGCCGTGGATGGTCAGTGGTTCGGTGAGCAGGTCGTCGCTCATGTCGAGGAAGTTCGACAGCTCCCCCGCCCGGCGCGCGGTAAGCCGATAAGACGATCCAAATGCGACAGTGCACAGTGTCCCCAGCTGACCGTCGATCTGGTTGCCCATCACGATATCCAGGCCGAGTCCCTCGGCGAGATGGTGCATGCGCTGCGAACCGGTGAAGCCGGTGCGGGCGACCTTGATGCTGATCGCGGTCGCCGAGCCACCGAGGATCTCGCGCGTGACGTCGGCCGGGGTGACCACGGACTCGTCGGCGATGAACGCCACGTCCAGCTGCGACACCAGCCAGCGCCGGCCCAGTACGTCGTCGGCCGGGCACAGCTCCTCCGCGAACAGCAAGCCAAGGTCGGCCATCTGTTTCATCGCCGCGGCCGATTCGGTTGGGGTCCAGCCGCGGTTGCCGTCGATGTAGAGCTCCACCTCGGCGCCCAGTGCCTCCCGCAGGGCCCGGACGACGGCGACATCGAGCTCGACCGGATGGCGGCCGACCTTCACCTTGAACGTGGTGATGCCGTACTCGTCGCGTATCCGCTCCGCCTCGGCGACCATCGCCGCGGGCTCATCGAAGCCGAGCATGTGCGACACCCGCATGCGGTCGGTGTAACCGCCCAGCAATTCGGTCACTCGCATGTCCAGCGTGCGGCCCAGCGCGTCCCAGACCGCCATGTCCAGCGCGGCCTTCGCGGCCGGATTGCCGACGGTCCGGCCCAGCCTGGCCGCCACCACCTCCCGGTCGGTGAGGCTGAGCCCGAGCATCTGGGGCGCGAAGATCTGCTCGATCACCGCCATGATCCCGGCCTGCGTCTCGCCGTAGGTGTACGGCCGTGGCGGTGCCTCCGCCACACCCGTTACACCGTCATCGGTGTGCACCCGCACCAGTACGTGCTCAGCGGTGTGCACTTCGCCCGAGGCGAACCGCAGCGGCTTGCGGTACGGGATGGCGAACGGGATCGCCTCGACCCTGGTGATCTTCATGAGCCGGCCTCGAGAACGTCGCGCACGGCCTGGACGAGCGGCGATTCGTCACCCCGACGCCATGCGAGTGCCAGCTCGACCTGCCCGGCGCCGGGCAGGTCACGGAACACCACCCCGGCCAGCGGCAGCGCCTGCGCGGACGCCGGGAGCACCGCGACGCCCAGCCCGCCCGCGACGAGTGCCAGCAGCACCGCCGTCCCGGCTGCCTCCTGCGCGCGGCGGGGGGTGAACCCGGCCGCCTGGCAAGCACGCAGGACCGCGTCGTTGACCACCGAATCCCTGCTGGCGTAGCCTATGACGTCCTCGTCCCGCAGGTCCGCCATGGATACGGAAGTCGCCGTGGCGAGCCGGTGATTGGCGGGCACGGCGAGGATCAGCGGTTCCACCTCGATCGTGCTCAGCTCGATACCATCGCCGCGGGCAGGCGGCCGCAGCACACCGAGATCGAGGCGGCCATCGCGCAGCCTCTCGCACTGCTCCGGGGTGAGCAGATCCGCGTGGACCCCCAGGGCCACGCCCGGCAGTTCCCGCTGCACCGTGCGCGCGATGCCGGGCAGATGTGAGAACGCCGCCGTGCCGGTGAACCCGATCCGCACGAGCCCCAGCCGGCCATCGGCGATGCGCCGCACCCCGCGCACGCTTTCGTCGACCGAACCGAGGATCCGCCGCGTCTCCGCGAGCAGAAACTCCCCGGCCGGCGTCATCGACACCTGCCGCGTCGTGCGTGCGAACAGTGAGACACCCAACTCCGCCTCCAACTGGCGAATAGCTTGCGACAGTGCGGGCTGCGCCATGTGCAACCGCTCGGCCGCGCGGCCGAAGTGGCACGTCTCGGCCACGGCTGCGAAGTACCGCAGCTGTCGCAGCTCCATCGCCGCACCTCCGTCTGGTCGACTCACCGTACGTCGGGATATTGAGTCAGCACAAAGACAAGTTTCGCGCCGATTGGTACGGACAGTCAATGAATCACCCAGGGGCCGGGCTGCGATCATGAGCCCGGCGGCGTCACGAACACGACTCGTTGGTGGATCGGGTCGCGACGCGGGGTCGCCGGCTGCGTCGCGCCGGATTCTGTCATGGCGCGACAGCCAAGAATGTGCTCGCCGGAAGTGGACGGCGTCCAGGGCAGGCCGAATCTCTGCCATTCGTGCTCAGCGCGCGGTGTACTGGGCGGCGTACCGCGTCTCTCCACCGTCCGTGCTGTCTCGTCGGGCCTGGCCAACCTCACCACTGCGTTGCCTACGCGCGCCGAGGCCGGCTGCGCCAGCTCGCCACCCGGCTGGTCGACGAGTTCGGCACGATCGTGATCGAGGATCTCAACGTTGCCAGCATGACAAGGAACGCCGGACATGTCGGTCTCCGTACTACGAGTGCGCGGTGATCTCCTTGGTAGCCAGGTCAATCTGCCGCCCTCTCTCGCGGGCCTTCTCTCACCGCGAGCGCGTGAGGTCGCCTGCCTTGCAGTGGCCGGCCTGCGCGACGATCAAATCGCAGCCAAGGTCTTCTTTGAAGCCGGTACACGGTGAGCCAGAAGGTTTGCCGAGTGGACACGTCTGCGGCAGGTACCGCGAGTAGTCGGCGGCATACGGACCGAAGCCAAGGGACTAAGAGCCTAATACGCCGACCCATTCCACCGGCTAGAGGAGACCGTGCCCGAGGACGCGATGCGGTTGCATCGCGCGTTTCCCCATCCCAAGGCGGCGATTTCCTATACCTACGACCTCGGCGCGACCTGGCGTCACCAGATCGTCCTGGAGAAGGTCCTGGACGATCATCCGCTGGAGCCGCCGAGGTGCATCGCCGGTAAGCGAGACAACCCGGTCGAGTACGACTACCCGGAAGACCCCGTGCCCTTCGATGCCGACGCGATCAACAGGAAGCTACGAAACCTGGCCGCTGACGGCTGACCCGCGTTATTCGATGACGCGGGTCAGCCAGTCGGGTCCATTAGGGCCGTCGCCGAGCTGCTCATACGGTTCGTCTTGCGCGTAGGGCAGGCAGCGGTCGGCCAGCTCCGGCGGAGTCTCGTTTCGTGCGGCCAGCCACCGGATCCATTCCGGCAGCAGGGCAATCAGCCGCTCGGCGAATTTGTGTTCGTAGCAGTTGCGGATGTGCTGCGCGCACCACGCGACCCGGTGCGGGGAGCACACTGCGAATACCGCTTGGATGTTGTTGATACACCAGGAGTCGGCCAGTTCCGGGACCAGCTCCGCCACGTCCGCCGGCAGCTCCTGACCGGCCACGTTGCGGCGAGCGCTCAGCCACGCGGTGAACTCGGTTGTCGCTGTGGCCACATCCAGACCGGGGCTGGCCAGGGTTCCTTGCTGTCGCACGGCCATCTTGACAATCTCGGCCAGGCGCTTGCTGCGGTAGTACTCGGCGAACTGCTCCGTGCTTTCCCCACCCACGTAGAGGAAGCCCATTTCGAAGGGCAGCAGTTCCGCCAGTAGTGAGGGGGCGTCGACTGGAGCGAATTCCGTACCCGCCGCTGCGATCTCGCCAATGCCGTCTTGCCATGCGGCCAACGCCGCTTCCGGCGTAGGATAGAAGCCGCTGTGGACGGTAAAGGCCTGGAACCCGCAGGCGTCGATGTCCCAGAGGTACCAGCGCACCGGCAGGTCCGCCGCGGCGATCGGGGCGGCGACGCCGAACCGGCCGCCGTACGCGTCACGGGTCCACAACACCTCGCCGGCGACTTCCGGATCGGTCGGCTGCGACACCGGCTTGCCCATCGCGGCCTGCAATTGGGTCATCGCGCCGAAAGCGGCGTCGCTGCCCGGATATGGCATCACACCGGCCACAGCGGTGAATACGCGCCACGCGTCAGCATTCCCAGTGCTCTCTTCGACCGCGATCGCGGCTGTCTCCACCAAGGCCGGGGCCAGACGACTCGGCTGGACCCGCTGATCCGGGTGTCCCTGCCGCGCCTCGTACAGCAGAGGACCCAGCCGTCGGCACAGTTCGTCTTCCACGACGGTGTCCGGCCGATCCGCCACCAGCGTCACAAGCTCCGCGACGAGCCCCGTCGCCATCTCGTGGGCCCGCGACTCGCGCCCTTCGTCGAGATGTCTCCGGAAGGCCACCAGGCCCTCAACAGCCTCCGCGTATCCACGGAAATCCCCACCAGACGAGACACTTTTATTCTGCCCGGCCCGCCCCTGGGCACGACCAGGCTTCCCGGGCTTCTTTTTCCGTTTCCGCGACACTGGCACCTACCCAGCATAGACGGCGCTGCTCCCGGATCTGAGCTAGCCACTACAGTCCTACCGCATTCGGAATACGGCGAACGCGGGTGAGGAAACATGGCGGAGACGGCGCGGGAACAACTGGCGCGACTACTCGACGGCTCCGAGCCGACCGGGTCGTTCAGTGCTCAGCTGCTGGCGCCGGCGAATTCGCTGCAGCTCGAGGTGTCCGGTGTCGGACCGGTGAGCCTTCCGGTCCGCGCACCCCAGGCGAAGAAGCTGATCGCCGCGGCGCGACCGGCGAAGTTCGGGCGCGGGGAAGAGACCCTGACCGACACCGACGTCCGCGACACGTGGGAACTCACACCGGATCAGCTCACTCTGGGCGGATCCGGCTGGACGGAGCTGCTGGACAGCGCGCTGGAACACTTCCGCGACGAGCTCGGGCTCCCACGGACGGCTCGGCTGAGGGCCGAACCTCACTCGATGCTGGTATACGGCAAGGGGCAGTTCTTTCTCCCGCACCAGGATTCGGAGAAGGACGACTCGATGGTGGGCACGTTGGTGATGTCGCTGCCCTCCACCCACACCGGCGGGGAGCTGATCATCGAGCACGCCGGGGAAAGCATCGCCTACCGGGCGTCGAAGACGGACCTGACCTTCGTCGCGTTCTACTCCGACTGCCGGCACGAGGTCACACCGGTCAGGTCCGGGTACCGGGTATCGCTCACGTTCAACCTGCTCGCCGACGCCGAGACACCAGCACTGGAGGGTGGCCTGGTCCCCGAGCTGGCGCACTGGCTGACCAAGCACTTCACCACGCGCGCCACCTCGCGATACGGAAACCGCGATCTCGGTCTGCCGAACCGGCTGGTCTTTCTGCTCGACCACGAATACACCCAGCGGGGCCTGGACTGGCGCCGGCTCAAGGGCGTCGACGCGGAGCGGGCCACGCAACTGCGCGCCGCGGCGGAGCAGGCCGGGGGCGAGACGGTGCTGGCGCTGGCCGAGGTGAAGGAGACCTGGGACGCCGAGCCGGTAGGCGGCTCTCGCTGGCACTATTACGACGATTACGACGACGAGGCGGACTCCGGCGACTACGAGCTCAACAGCCTGATCGACGACGAGATCGTCCTCGGCTGGTGGACCGGCCCGGACGGCACCGGCGGCGGATCCATCTCGCTGCGCGTCCCCGACCACGAGGTGTGTGCCAGCACCCCGAACGCGAACCTGACGCCCTTCCAGGCCGAATACGAGGGCTACATGGGCAATTACGGCAACACGGTGGATCGGTGGTACCGGCGGGCCGCGATTGTCGTGTGGCCGAAGGAAAGGGCGTTCGCGGCGCGCGCCGAGGCCGGATCGCCGTGGGCACTTCACGAGCTCCGCGACCGCATCGGAGCTGGAGACCTGGAGCAGGCACGTGCCGCGGCGGAGTCACTCGCTCCGTTCTGGAAGACCGTCGGAGGGCAGCCAGGACTACTCGGCGCCGCGCTGGACGTAGCGGCGGGCCTGGGTGCCGCCGAGACGGCGGCGATGCTGTTGGAGCCGTTCCGCATCGAGATCGTCAAGCAGGAACACGCGGACAGGTTGGCCACGGCGGCCGGACGATACGGCGAAGACTGGACGCGCAGCGTCATCGACGAATGGTTCAGGCTAGGGAACCACTTTCCGGCAGAACTCTCCAACTGGGTCGACAACGCACTGCCGGGGCTGCGCGAAGCGCTGCGCACCGCAGGGGCGCCCGAGGTGGCGCGGCTGCTGTCCGCCGTAGCGTGGCGCTGGATGAACGACCAGTTCCAGCTCTGGATGAATACCGGGCAGAGCAAGACCCGCCAGGAACAGCTGGAGAGGCTTGGCTCACCGCTGGTGCGGCTATTGGAAGCCGCCGACCATGACCTACGCGAGGAGGTCTCGGGAGCACTGCGCGAGTTCGGAGACAACATCCTGGAGTGCCTGATGCCGGCGCTGCGCCTGGCGGGCCCCGAACAAGCGGCATGGCTCAACCCGATCGCGCGGGACTGCGCGCAGCGGCTCGCCGCGATCATCGCGCGGCCGCAGCGCGAGGAAGACGACTGGTCGATCGAATGGACCGGCTGCCGATGCGACCTCTGTGACACGCTGGCGGAATTCCTGAGCTCCCGTACCCGGCGAACCTTCGAATGGCCGCTGGCAAAAGACCGACGCCAGCACGTGCACACCCAGATCGGCATGAAAGAACTGCCGGTACAGCACGCCACCCGCAGGCAAGGACGTCCATACACCCTGGTGCTGACGAAAACCTCCGAGCTGTTCACCCGAGCCACGAACACCCGGGAGAAGGCCAAGACAGACCTGGCATGGCTAACGTCGACCTGGGACAACGCATAGCGGCGGCAGACACCGGCCCCGTCGAGCATGCGCGGACGATGCGAGATCCACAACCGAATCCAGCGCGGTGCCCAGCAGCCGCCGCAGGTGGGGCAGGAACTGTTCGGCGAGGCGCCCCCGACAAAAAGATCATCCCCGCCATGATCTTGTTGTGTGTGCAACTGCGATACCGGCGGGGATGATCGCCGCCCATGTTATCCGTCCAGTCTGACCGATGCAGTGTGGGCGGTCCTGGAACCGCTGATGCCGGTACGGGACCGCCGAAAGGGCGGTATGGCAGGGAAATACGACGACCGCTTGGTACTGGACGGGATCTTCTTCGTGCTGCGTTCGGGTTGTCAGTCGTTTCCCCGGTCAGCCGCACCCGCACAGCGCCCCCGCCGCACAGATCT
This genomic interval carries:
- the catC gene encoding muconolactone Delta-isomerase, whose translation is MLFHVRMDVHIPHDIDAATRADLIAREKAYSQQLQRAGKWPHLWRIAGEYANFSVFDVDSVDELHELLSGLPLFPYLTVKVTPLASHPSKIVAE
- a CDS encoding LysR substrate-binding domain-containing protein: MELRQLRYFAAVAETCHFGRAAERLHMAQPALSQAIRQLEAELGVSLFARTTRQVSMTPAGEFLLAETRRILGSVDESVRGVRRIADGRLGLVRIGFTGTAAFSHLPGIARTVQRELPGVALGVHADLLTPEQCERLRDGRLDLGVLRPPARGDGIELSTIEVEPLILAVPANHRLATATSVSMADLRDEDVIGYASRDSVVNDAVLRACQAAGFTPRRAQEAAGTAVLLALVAGGLGVAVLPASAQALPLAGVVFRDLPGAGQVELALAWRRGDESPLVQAVRDVLEAGS
- a CDS encoding IclR family transcriptional regulator, which produces MNAKPPVVNSALKVLEALELICQAQQPISLEELAGALEVSGPTAYRIVNTLIETNFVKPHGYRRGYSATMKVVGLGAQYAGSFEFRDAARRAFRPVGMRFAETITVAKVDGFEAVFIDKIRVGSSLVFYCDIGRSLPLHLGAAPRCILAHLSDEEFESYLHAELVPRTTASLADPDVLRAARDQARADGFVLSVDEVDLGVSGIAVPILDPAGQILGAVAIANTSSAWTPADRAARAEAMIAAAAGMVEAMGGGTAKSAIA
- a CDS encoding mandelate racemase/muconate lactonizing enzyme family protein, encoding MKITRVEAIPFAIPYRKPLRFASGEVHTAEHVLVRVHTDDGVTGVAEAPPRPYTYGETQAGIMAVIEQIFAPQMLGLSLTDREVVAARLGRTVGNPAAKAALDMAVWDALGRTLDMRVTELLGGYTDRMRVSHMLGFDEPAAMVAEAERIRDEYGITTFKVKVGRHPVELDVAVVRALREALGAEVELYIDGNRGWTPTESAAAMKQMADLGLLFAEELCPADDVLGRRWLVSQLDVAFIADESVVTPADVTREILGGSATAISIKVARTGFTGSQRMHHLAEGLGLDIVMGNQIDGQLGTLCTVAFGSSYRLTARRAGELSNFLDMSDDLLTEPLTIHGGELAIRPGPGVGAEVDPDKLEHYRQDR
- the catA gene encoding catechol 1,2-dioxygenase, encoding MTATNHVPTAAGSGASATERFKADKPAGVANTPKERVDLLAREMLDAMHATIRRHNVTYDEFNALKAWLIGVGEAGEWPLFLDVWVEHVVEQVATEHRQGNKGTIEGPYYVPGAPEQGDRGVVPMRENEPGTLLTWTGRVTSVDGRALAGAQVELWHADADGLYSQFAPGIPEWNLRGTFTAGADGRFEIRTIRPAPYQIPTDGPCGKLIAAAGWHAWRPAHLHVKVSAPGHELLTAQLYFPGDEHNEDDIASAVKPELMLAPEPAGDGEIVGYDFVLDPVPA
- a CDS encoding IS1096 element passenger TnpR family protein, producing MPEDAMRLHRAFPHPKAAISYTYDLGATWRHQIVLEKVLDDHPLEPPRCIAGKRDNPVEYDYPEDPVPFDADAINRKLRNLAADG
- a CDS encoding 2OG-Fe(II) oxygenase, which translates into the protein MAETAREQLARLLDGSEPTGSFSAQLLAPANSLQLEVSGVGPVSLPVRAPQAKKLIAAARPAKFGRGEETLTDTDVRDTWELTPDQLTLGGSGWTELLDSALEHFRDELGLPRTARLRAEPHSMLVYGKGQFFLPHQDSEKDDSMVGTLVMSLPSTHTGGELIIEHAGESIAYRASKTDLTFVAFYSDCRHEVTPVRSGYRVSLTFNLLADAETPALEGGLVPELAHWLTKHFTTRATSRYGNRDLGLPNRLVFLLDHEYTQRGLDWRRLKGVDAERATQLRAAAEQAGGETVLALAEVKETWDAEPVGGSRWHYYDDYDDEADSGDYELNSLIDDEIVLGWWTGPDGTGGGSISLRVPDHEVCASTPNANLTPFQAEYEGYMGNYGNTVDRWYRRAAIVVWPKERAFAARAEAGSPWALHELRDRIGAGDLEQARAAAESLAPFWKTVGGQPGLLGAALDVAAGLGAAETAAMLLEPFRIEIVKQEHADRLATAAGRYGEDWTRSVIDEWFRLGNHFPAELSNWVDNALPGLREALRTAGAPEVARLLSAVAWRWMNDQFQLWMNTGQSKTRQEQLERLGSPLVRLLEAADHDLREEVSGALREFGDNILECLMPALRLAGPEQAAWLNPIARDCAQRLAAIIARPQREEDDWSIEWTGCRCDLCDTLAEFLSSRTRRTFEWPLAKDRRQHVHTQIGMKELPVQHATRRQGRPYTLVLTKTSELFTRATNTREKAKTDLAWLTSTWDNA